One stretch of Zingiber officinale cultivar Zhangliang chromosome 6B, Zo_v1.1, whole genome shotgun sequence DNA includes these proteins:
- the LOC121989393 gene encoding zinc finger CCCH domain-containing protein 1-like, with translation MAESSDVCNFFRKPPRQKNIRKRKAYSDEENDSGDDAPSSGPVTMKAKKFADNKLSFSSSSSKPSSKASDEYGTTDNPDKDAGGIQAGALFQFDSSKEIQVQHDSRATASLETETEFSKDARAIRERVLKRAEEGLKGKSKPGGGGDEKVYKGIHGYTDYKAGFRREQTVAGEKAGGAHGPLRASAHIRLSARFDYQPDICKDYKETGYCGYGDSCKFMHDRGDYKSGWQLEKEWDEAEKARKKRLAGSSRGDDDEADHEDGNDDDDDEEILPFACFICRQPFEDPVVTKCKHFFCEHCALKHHAKNKKCFVCNKPTLGIFNTAHEIRKRMAESK, from the coding sequence ATGGCGGAATCTAGCGATGTCTGCAATTTCTTCCGCAAGCCCCCAAGGCAAAAGAACATCCGCAAGCGAAAAGCTTACTCCGATGAAGAAAATGACTCCGGCGATGACGCTCCGTCCTCCGGTCCCGTTACTATGAAAGCTAAGAAGTTTGCTGACAATAAACTTTCCTTCTCTTCGTCCTCCTCCAAGCCCTCTTCCAAAGCCTCCGATGAGTACGGCACTACTGATAACCCTGACAAGGACGCAGGCGGGATCCAGGCTGGCGCCCTGTTCCAGTTCGATTCGTCCAAGGAGATCCAGGTCCAGCACGACAGCCGCGCCACCGCATCGCTCGAGACGGAGACCGAGTTCTCCAAGGACGCCCGCGCCATCCGCGAGAGGGTGCTGAAGAGGGCGGAGGAGGGTCTCAAGGGCAAGTCCAAGCCTGGCGGAGGGGGCGATGAAAAGGTATACAAGGGGATCCACGGGTACACCGATTACAAAGCAGGGTTCAGGAGAGAACAGACAGTGGCAGGTGAGAAAGCAGGCGGTGCCCATGGGCCACTGAGGGCATCCGCACACATCCGgttatcggctaggtttgattaCCAGCCTGACATCTGTAAGGACTATAAGGAGACTGGGTATTGTGGGTATGGTGATTCCTGTAAGTTTATGCACGATAGAGGGGATTATAAATCAGGGTGGCAACTGGAGAAGGAGTGGGATGAGGCTGAGAAGGCAAGAAAAAAGAGACTCGCAGGAAGCAGTAGAGGAGACGACGATGAGGCTGATCATGAGGATGGCAATGACGACGATGATGACGAAGAAATCCTTCCTTTTGCCTGTTTTATATGCAGACAACCTTTCGAGGATCCGGTAGTGACCAAATGCAAACACTTCTTCTGTGAACATTGTGCTCTAAAG